The Bifidobacterium coryneforme genome segment CAAATGGCCGGGGAAGCTAATCAGTAATCGAGTGTTATGCAGTCTACAAGCAGTCTAGTAGTCCATAAGACTCTGCAAGACAGTTCCTTCAGAAGGTAGGGCTCTGGCCAACTATCTCGTACACGTTATTACTTGAAGTCTTATCACGAGGACAGTGTCGGGAGCAGTAATCACACTTCAGCTGCTCTGTAGCCACACTGTTGTTCGGAGAACAGCAGGTCCGAGTCATATATGATGCAGCTTACCTCCAGTGCATATTAGGTATGTACCGCTCACTCCACCGATCGTAAATCAAAATGGGGGCAGCCAATTACTGCAGCAACGCAATGCAGATTGAACGTCTGTAGCGGGATTGTTTCACGTGAAACATCGAAGCAGTCCCATTAGAGCAGTTACGCCAAGACTAATCTATAGAACTGATCTACGGCTAAGAGCTCACCAGCAAGGAATTCCAAGCGATCCGGCTCCACAAACTACACGCTTGTAATTTCCAGGAACTCTACTCACTCACACCTTATCGACGAGAACCACATGGGTTTCTTCAAGACCCGGACCAACAGGTGCTTCACAGACCCGGGGGTTCATCCCACGATTCTTCTTTATCTCTTTGGCGGCCTTGTCTATTTCAGCCTCTGCCGACCTACCCTTCAGAGCTATAAGCCGGCCGCCCGCATGAAGCAGGGGCAGGGTCCAGCCAGTCAGTTTGGTCATGGGTGCAACAGCGCGGCAGGTCACCATATCATATGGCGCTTGAGAAGAATCTCCGACAATCTCGGACTCATTCGCTCCTCCTTCGGAGCCCCGACGATTAGAGCCGCCCATGCCCGAGTTCTGATGACGGGGATGATCCTCTACACGACGCACTTTCCGGCGACCTGACTTATCCACCTTCTTGGAAGAAGGCATGACCTCCTCGGCACGTTTCCGAATCACAGTCACGTTCTCCAGGTTCATCTCGTCAATGACTTCACCAAGCCAGAGAACCCGACGCTCCATAGGCTCAATGAGGGTCACATCGCAACTGGGCATGCAGGCGGCGAGCACAATCCCGGGGAATCCTCCACCTGAACCAACATCCGCGATTCTTGGTCCGATTCCTTCAGCCAAGGCCTCCTTAACAAAAGGAACAATGGCCGCAGAGTTGAGGATATGACGTTCCCAGATGATTCCCTGATCGCGCGGACCTATGATTCCGCGCTCTACACCCTCACGGGCTAGCTTCTCATGGAAGACCTTCAGAGGGGCCAGAGCATCACCCAACACCTGAGCCAGGACCTGATTCCCTTCCAGAACATCGGTCTGGGGCAGATCCATGCCCGCAGAGGCTCCATTCCCTGCATCGTTAATCATGCTGTATTCTTCCCAACCTCATAGACCTGCTCCAACAAGCAGGCATCTCACAACAATCCCAATATCAATGCAGGAGAGAACCAGGGGCGCTCACGCAC includes the following:
- a CDS encoding 16S rRNA (guanine(527)-N(7))-methyltransferase RsmG encodes the protein MINDAGNGASAGMDLPQTDVLEGNQVLAQVLGDALAPLKVFHEKLAREGVERGIIGPRDQGIIWERHILNSAAIVPFVKEALAEGIGPRIADVGSGGGFPGIVLAACMPSCDVTLIEPMERRVLWLGEVIDEMNLENVTVIRKRAEEVMPSSKKVDKSGRRKVRRVEDHPRHQNSGMGGSNRRGSEGGANESEIVGDSSQAPYDMVTCRAVAPMTKLTGWTLPLLHAGGRLIALKGRSAEAEIDKAAKEIKKNRGMNPRVCEAPVGPGLEETHVVLVDKV